Proteins encoded by one window of Chrysemys picta bellii isolate R12L10 chromosome 10, ASM1138683v2, whole genome shotgun sequence:
- the MPHOSPH10 gene encoding U3 small nucleolar ribonucleoprotein protein MPP10, whose amino-acid sequence MAAPSRRLETCLKVLGAVAAQPERFLSVQDGLAADFSSLTKTLYDLHKALGTKLVRGSPLKKLVIENFDEEQIWQQIELQNNAVLDYFKKAVARDVKDKDLYLFPAQEEDDFEADTSSDKQMEQEDSMEAEPACIEDESEAKEKQSKSKARKRQLCSDEDSDVDFDVDELEQQIQKLKKTTWKKSREKSIVDDKFFSLAEMEAFLEDVEKEESKKKDDDEEEEDEIDYFEDVLSDEDEEESEKDKIKPGKSSRNLKYKDFFDPIDDNDDLANDSENDQNDEGDTDEEDEEGIFDEFEENNEMDIMEKNEKAKEVSKKVTFNLPEDSEKEDDTDIPDEKRTDPIGIKSSFEKRQEKMHEKIKSLEKELLEEKPWQLTGEVTGQKRPENSLLEESLLFDHAVRMAPVITEETTFQLEDLIKQRIKDQAWDDVIRKEKPKEDAFEYKKRLTLDHEKSKLSLAEIYEQEYLTLNQQKTEEEENPEHVEIQKMMDSLFLKLDALSNFHFTPKPPVPEVKIISNLPAIIMEEVAPVSVSDAALLAPEEVKEKSKAGDVKTDAEKTTTDKKRDRRKKKLHRRMKLREKKQRQKLLEKTKPEQGAQLSKQAVAAKLKKLTKDGKTTLLKDDGKDKALKSSRAFFSQLQDQVKMQIKGAKKIQKTQQEISAQKLKL is encoded by the exons ATGGCGgcgcccagccggcggctggagACGTGTCTGAAGGTGCTAGGTGCTGTCGCGGCCCAGCCGGAGCGCTTCCTCAG tGTGCAAGATGGACTGGCTGCAGACTTCAGTTCATTGACAAAGACTCTTTATGATTTGCATAAAGCACTAGGGACAAAACTAGTGCGTGGGAGTCCTTTAAAAAAACTGGTAATAGAAAACTTTGATGAAGAACAGATCTGGCAACAAATAGAACTACAGAATAATGCAGTTCTAGACTACTTCAAGAAAGCTGTTGCTAGAGATGTTAAAGACAAAGATCTCTACCTTTTCCCAGCCCAAGAAGAGGATGACTTTGAGGCAGACACTAGCAGTGATAAGCAAATGGAACAAGAAGATAGCATGGAAGCAGAACCTGCCTGTATTGAAGATGAAAGTGAGGCTAAAGAAAAGCAAAGTAAATCCAAAGCAAGGAAAAGGCAGCTATGTAGTGATGAGGATTCAGATGTTGACTTTGATGTTGATGAGCTAGAGCAACAGATTCAAAAGTTGAAGAAGACTACCTGGAAAAAATCAAGAGAAAAGTCCATAGTGGATGATAAATTTTTCAGCTTGGCTGAGATGGAAGCCTTTTTGGAAGATgtagagaaagaagaaagcaagaagaaggatgatgatgaggaggaggaggatgagattGATTATTTTGAAGATGTTCTTTCTGATGAGGATGAAGAAGAATCTGAAAAAGATAAAATCAAG CCAGGTAAAAGTTCTAGAAATTTGAAATATAAAGATTTCTTTGACCCTATTGATGACAATGATGACCTAGCTAATGACAGTGAAAATGATCAGAATGATGAAGGTGACACTGACGAGGAGGATGAAGAAGGCATTTTTGATGA GTTTGAGGAAAATAATGAAATGGACATAATGGAGAAGAATGAGAAAGCTAAAGAAGTCTCTAAAAAAGTTACTTTTAACTTACCAGAGGATAGTGAAAAAGAAGACGATACAGATATACCAGATGAGAAGAGAACTGATCCCATTGGAATAAAATCTTCTTTTGAGAAAAGGCAGGAAAAG ATGCATGAAAAAATTAAATCTCTAGAAAAGGAGTTGTTGGAGGAAAAACCTTGGCAGCTTACAGGAGAAGTGACTGGACAAAAACGACCTGAAAACAGTCTTTTGGAGGAATCTTTACTCTTTGACCATGCAGTCAGAATGG CTCCTGTGATCACAGAGGAAACCACCTTTCAGCTTGAAGATCTTATCAAACAGAGGATAAAAGATCAG GCTTGGGATGATGTAATACGTAAAGAAAAACCAAAAGAGGATGCCTTTGAATACAAGAAGCGTCTAACTCTGGATCATGAAAAGAGCAAATTGAGTCTTGCTGAAATCTATGAGCAGGAGTATTTGACACTCAACCAA cAAAAAACTGAAGAGGAAGAAAATCCTGAACACGTAGAAATTCAGAAAATGATGGACTCACTCTTCCTAAAATTGGATGCTCTTTCCAACTTCCACTTCACACCTAAACCA CCCGTGCCAGAGGTTAAAATCATTTCAAATCTTCCAGCTATAATTATGGAAGAAGTAGCACCAGTTAGCGTTAGTGATGCAGCTCTCCTGGCTCCAGAGGAGGTTAAG GAAAAGAGTAAAGCTGGAGATGTGAAAACAGATGCAGAAAAGACTACCACAGACAAAAAACGAGACCGAAGAAAGAAGAAGCTTCACAGACGTATGAAGCTAAGGGAGAAGAAGCAGCGTCAAAAACTCCTGGAAAAAACAAAGCCAGAACAAGGCGCGCAACTCAGCAAACAAGCTGTTGCGGCAAAATTAAAAAAGCTCACCAAAGATGGCAAAACAACTTTGCTCAAG GATGACGGTAAAGACAAGGCTTTGAAATCATCTCGAGCATTCTTTTCTCAATTACAAGATCAAGTAAAAATGCAAATCAAAGGTGCAAAGAAAATACAGAAGACACAGCAAGAAATTTCTGCTCAAAAACTTAAATTATAA